The following proteins come from a genomic window of Neptunomonas concharum:
- the purE gene encoding 5-(carboxyamino)imidazole ribonucleotide mutase: MQPKVAIIMGSKSDWETMQPATEILDQLNVSYHVEVVSAHRTPDKLFSFSSEAAEKGYHVIIAGAGGAAHLPGMVASKTRLPVLGVPVQSRALNGMDSLLSIVQMPKGIAVGTLAIGAAGAFNAGLMAAQILATTDAELAQRIDAFRQAQTDTILENPDPREA, from the coding sequence ATGCAACCGAAAGTCGCCATCATCATGGGATCCAAGAGTGATTGGGAAACCATGCAGCCTGCAACTGAAATCTTAGATCAGTTGAATGTTTCCTATCATGTAGAGGTGGTTTCAGCCCATCGCACACCCGATAAGCTGTTTTCCTTTTCCTCGGAAGCGGCAGAGAAGGGTTATCATGTAATTATCGCTGGAGCGGGTGGCGCTGCGCATTTGCCAGGTATGGTGGCATCAAAAACACGTTTGCCGGTTCTAGGTGTGCCTGTACAAAGCCGTGCATTAAATGGCATGGATAGTTTGTTGTCGATTGTACAAATGCCAAAGGGTATTGCCGTAGGTACTTTGGCAATTGGTGCAGCCGGTGCGTTTAATGCGGGTCTAATGGCTGCACAGATTTTAGCGACTACTGATGCTGAACTGGCACAACGAATAGACGCGTTCCGTCAAGCTCAGACGGATACGATTTTGGAAAATCCTGATCCTCGAGAAGCATAA
- the purK gene encoding 5-(carboxyamino)imidazole ribonucleotide synthase, whose translation MGKVWVLGAGQLGAMMRHAAMPLSIEVQPVDFNQSQEVVLAEEDVVTAEIELWPETPATQTLAAHPNFANKAVFPRLADRYTQKQLLDELNIATAPWQLVCEKTESESLFSALGDTVLLKRRTGGYDGRGQFWLKQAEATAVPEGWHNEAIAEKKIPFDEEVSIVGVRDREGNMFFYPLTLNLHVNGILMASIAPLERLGKLQKEAEGMLRKLLSSLDYVGVMAMECFRVGDHLMVNELAPRVHNSGHWTQAGTSISQFEYHVRAVAGLPLANAVVKGQSVMINLIGVARDNRWIGVDAAELYWYGKEVREGRKVGHINLTQPSLSALNSALGKLKPMFPEPYPQVFEWVEKNLPVS comes from the coding sequence ATGGGTAAAGTGTGGGTTCTGGGTGCCGGGCAACTCGGTGCCATGATGCGTCATGCGGCGATGCCGTTAAGTATTGAAGTTCAGCCGGTTGATTTTAACCAGTCCCAAGAGGTGGTATTGGCTGAAGAAGATGTAGTCACGGCAGAGATTGAGTTATGGCCTGAAACGCCAGCAACGCAAACATTGGCAGCGCATCCGAATTTTGCCAATAAAGCGGTATTTCCACGTTTAGCTGATCGATACACGCAAAAGCAGCTGCTTGATGAGCTCAATATTGCCACGGCTCCTTGGCAACTGGTTTGCGAGAAAACAGAATCTGAATCGCTATTTTCCGCTTTAGGCGATACGGTTTTGTTAAAGCGCCGTACGGGTGGGTATGATGGCCGTGGTCAATTTTGGCTGAAGCAAGCAGAAGCGACGGCTGTTCCTGAGGGTTGGCACAATGAAGCGATTGCCGAGAAGAAGATCCCTTTTGATGAGGAGGTCTCGATCGTTGGTGTGCGCGACCGAGAAGGCAATATGTTCTTCTATCCTCTGACCTTGAATTTGCATGTCAACGGCATATTGATGGCTTCTATTGCGCCTTTGGAACGTTTAGGTAAGCTGCAAAAAGAAGCCGAAGGTATGCTTAGAAAACTACTTAGTTCACTGGATTATGTGGGTGTTATGGCAATGGAGTGCTTCCGTGTAGGTGATCATCTTATGGTGAATGAGCTTGCGCCTCGCGTCCATAATAGTGGTCATTGGACACAAGCAGGTACGAGTATCAGCCAATTTGAGTACCATGTGCGTGCTGTTGCGGGGCTGCCCTTAGCGAATGCTGTGGTTAAAGGCCAGTCGGTGATGATTAACTTGATTGGTGTAGCTCGTGATAACCGCTGGATTGGAGTCGATGCAGCTGAACTCTATTGGTATGGTAAAGAGGTGCGAGAAGGCCGCAAGGTAGGGCATATCAATCTGACCCAGCCTAGCTTATCTGCTCTTAATAGTGCGTTGGGAAAGTTAAAGCCCATGTTCCCCGAGCCTTATCCACAAGTATTTGAGTGGGTTGAGAAGAACCTGCCTGTCTCTTGA
- a CDS encoding helix-turn-helix transcriptional regulator — MVTTTELLTLPDTANHHDHEYHQLVFGLEGNTEFDIQGRGAHVSLGQGCLVPSSTDHAFCGVGDNQIVVINIPTENIAPPPLKTEIARLFEQATYFTLDSQRQVLLQAISREIRQTPANSPLLQACGHTLLLSMQNHMNLAPKRRYLGAIDQAAIDQYIQLNLHRRLSVQELAGVTFMSPSHFHARFKEITNLTPHQYVLQKRLSEARNKLAQGWTILQTAEHCGFSSQSAFTHAFRNHFGITPSRCRKTSREH, encoded by the coding sequence ATGGTCACGACTACCGAACTCCTAACACTGCCCGATACGGCTAACCATCACGATCATGAATACCACCAGTTGGTGTTTGGTCTGGAAGGTAATACTGAATTTGACATTCAGGGGCGAGGTGCGCATGTCAGTCTAGGACAAGGATGTTTGGTCCCCTCAAGCACCGACCATGCGTTTTGTGGTGTTGGCGACAACCAGATCGTAGTTATTAATATTCCTACGGAGAACATCGCACCGCCACCTTTAAAAACGGAGATCGCCCGCCTATTTGAACAAGCGACGTATTTCACATTAGATAGTCAACGCCAAGTGTTACTGCAAGCGATTAGCCGAGAGATCAGGCAAACGCCTGCGAATTCTCCTTTACTTCAAGCCTGTGGCCATACCCTGTTGCTATCAATGCAGAATCATATGAACCTAGCACCCAAGCGGCGCTATCTTGGCGCGATCGACCAAGCAGCGATCGATCAGTATATACAGCTAAATCTACATCGGCGTTTATCCGTACAAGAACTGGCGGGGGTCACGTTCATGAGCCCCAGTCACTTCCACGCTCGCTTTAAAGAGATAACAAACCTTACCCCTCATCAATATGTCTTACAAAAACGTTTATCCGAGGCGAGAAATAAGCTTGCTCAAGGCTGGACGATTTTGCAGACTGCAGAACATTGTGGATTTAGCAGCCAAAGTGCCTTCACTCATGCTTTTAGAAACCATTTTGGAATAACACCATCACGCTGTCGTAAAACTTCGCGAGAGCACTAA
- the hemE gene encoding uroporphyrinogen decarboxylase, giving the protein MAELKNDRFLRALMREPVDVTPVWMMRQAGRYLPEYRATRAQAGDFLSLCKNRELACEVTIQPLERFDLDAAILFSDILTIPDAMDLGLYFEQGEGPRFKKIIRTEKDVADLKVPDAATDLDYVMNAVTEIRGALNGRVPLIGFSGSPWTLATYMVEGGSSKDFRHIKQMMFATPDVLHVLLDKLAQSVTDYLNEQIRCGAQAVQIFDTWGGVLSREMYQAFSLDYMRKIISGLIREHDGRKVPVIMFTKNGGQWLEVMADAGADALGVDWTTDLGDARRRVGERVALQGNMDPSVLYAPAARIREEVANLLEKFGTGNGHVFNLGHGIHQFADPEHAKVFVDAVHELSAKYHAG; this is encoded by the coding sequence ATGGCTGAATTAAAGAACGACCGCTTTTTACGCGCACTAATGCGTGAACCTGTAGATGTAACGCCAGTATGGATGATGCGCCAGGCCGGACGATACTTGCCAGAATATCGGGCTACGCGTGCCCAAGCGGGTGATTTTCTGAGTTTATGTAAAAACCGAGAGTTAGCGTGTGAAGTAACGATTCAGCCGTTGGAGCGTTTTGATCTTGATGCTGCAATTCTGTTTTCAGATATTCTGACCATACCGGATGCGATGGACTTAGGTCTCTATTTTGAGCAAGGTGAAGGGCCACGCTTTAAGAAAATTATCCGTACCGAAAAAGATGTTGCGGATCTTAAAGTACCGGATGCGGCTACGGATCTGGATTATGTAATGAATGCAGTGACTGAAATCCGCGGTGCTCTAAATGGTCGTGTGCCTTTGATTGGCTTCTCTGGCAGCCCTTGGACACTGGCGACTTACATGGTAGAGGGTGGTTCGTCAAAAGATTTCCGACACATTAAACAGATGATGTTTGCGACGCCTGATGTACTACATGTTTTGTTGGATAAGTTGGCTCAGTCTGTTACGGATTACCTCAATGAGCAGATCCGTTGTGGTGCCCAGGCTGTACAAATTTTTGATACTTGGGGTGGTGTGTTAAGCCGCGAAATGTATCAAGCGTTTTCATTAGACTACATGCGCAAAATCATCTCAGGTTTAATTCGAGAGCATGATGGACGTAAAGTGCCGGTTATTATGTTCACAAAGAACGGTGGGCAATGGTTGGAAGTGATGGCTGATGCCGGCGCTGATGCACTTGGGGTGGACTGGACAACGGATTTAGGTGATGCTCGTCGCCGTGTAGGCGAACGCGTCGCTCTGCAAGGTAATATGGATCCTTCTGTGCTATATGCGCCTGCGGCACGAATTCGTGAAGAAGTAGCAAATTTGCTTGAGAAGTTTGGTACCGGTAATGGGCATGTCTTTAACTTAGGTCACGGTATACATCAGTTTGCCGATCCAGAGCATGCGAAAGTCTTTGTGGATGCTGTTCATGAGCTAAGTGCTAAGTACCACGCAGGGTAG
- a CDS encoding O-acetylhomoserine aminocarboxypropyltransferase/cysteine synthase family protein, which yields MKLETIAVHGGYTPDPTTKAVAVPVYQTTSYAFDDAQHGADLFDLKVAGNIYTRIMNPTTDVLEKRVAELEGGVAALAVASGMSAITYTIQTIAEVGDNIVSTSELYGGTYNLFAHTLPRQGIEVRFANKDDFAAIEALIDEKTKGVYCESVGNPSGGIADIEKLAEIAHRHGVPLIVDNTVPSPLMWRPIEQGADIVVHAATKYMGGHGNSIAGVIVDSGKFPWADNKERFPLLNTPDVSYHGVVYTEAFGPAAFIGRARVVPLRNMGAALSPMNAFLILQGLETLALRMERVNSNTQKVAEFLEKHEQVEWVNYAGLASHKDHALAKRYMNGQASGILSFGVKGGREATRKFYDALNIFLRLVNIGDCKSLASIPAETTHRQLNDEELKSAGVAPEMVRLSIGIEHIDDLLADLEQALAATC from the coding sequence ATGAAGCTGGAAACCATTGCCGTTCACGGCGGCTACACACCAGACCCAACCACCAAAGCGGTTGCGGTGCCTGTATACCAAACCACATCTTACGCATTTGACGACGCACAACACGGTGCAGACCTATTTGACCTAAAAGTCGCTGGCAATATCTACACTCGCATTATGAACCCAACGACCGACGTACTGGAAAAGCGCGTTGCTGAGTTAGAGGGTGGCGTTGCCGCGTTGGCGGTTGCATCAGGTATGTCAGCTATCACTTACACGATCCAGACAATTGCCGAAGTTGGCGATAACATCGTCTCCACCAGTGAGCTTTACGGTGGTACCTACAACTTATTCGCTCATACGTTACCGCGCCAAGGCATTGAAGTTCGCTTTGCCAACAAAGATGACTTTGCAGCAATCGAAGCACTCATTGACGAAAAAACCAAAGGGGTTTACTGCGAATCGGTGGGCAACCCTTCTGGCGGTATCGCCGATATTGAAAAACTCGCCGAGATTGCGCACCGCCACGGCGTACCATTGATTGTCGATAATACCGTGCCTAGCCCACTGATGTGGCGCCCGATCGAGCAAGGTGCTGACATTGTTGTACACGCAGCGACAAAATACATGGGTGGCCACGGTAACTCTATTGCTGGGGTGATCGTTGATTCTGGCAAATTCCCATGGGCTGATAACAAAGAACGCTTCCCGCTCCTGAACACACCGGATGTTTCTTATCATGGCGTAGTCTATACCGAAGCGTTTGGACCTGCTGCGTTTATTGGCCGAGCACGTGTTGTACCATTACGTAATATGGGTGCAGCCCTGTCTCCTATGAACGCATTTCTTATCCTGCAGGGCTTAGAAACGCTCGCTCTACGCATGGAACGTGTTAACAGCAACACACAGAAGGTGGCTGAGTTCCTTGAAAAACATGAGCAGGTTGAGTGGGTAAACTACGCAGGCCTTGCAAGCCATAAAGACCATGCACTTGCGAAGAGATACATGAACGGTCAAGCCTCTGGCATTTTAAGCTTTGGGGTTAAGGGTGGTCGTGAAGCGACGCGTAAATTCTACGATGCTTTGAACATCTTCTTACGACTGGTGAATATCGGTGACTGTAAGTCACTGGCTTCGATCCCAGCGGAAACAACACACCGCCAGCTCAATGATGAAGAGCTCAAATCTGCAGGTGTCGCTCCAGAGATGGTTCGCCTATCCATTGGCATCGAGCACATTGATGATCTGTTAGCCGATCTTGAGCAAGCCTTAGCTGCAACCTGCTAG
- the radA gene encoding DNA repair protein RadA translates to MAKAKTAYVCTECGADYTKWQGQCSACQAWNTLTEMRLSSSASSGPAARPRFDGYAGQTSQRVMSLSDVDLKDMPRLTTGTQELDRVLGGGLVPGSAILIGGHPGAGKSTLLLQIMCYLAAQLPALYVTGEESLQQVAMRAHRLGLKADQLKMLSETSVEAVCQVAAELKPKVIVIDSIQVMHMAEIQSAPGSVAQVRESAADLTRYAKQTGTVLFLVGHVTKDGTLAGPKVLEHMIDCSLQLEGSSDSRFRTLRSHKNRFGAVNELGVFAMLENGLKEVKNPSSIFLNRGETPSPGSVVMVVWEGTRPLLVEIQALVDQSHMNNPRRVAVGMDHNRLAMLLAVLHRHGGLHTGDQDVFVNVVGGVKVLETSGDLALLLAVVSSFRDRALPQDLMVFGEVGLSGEIRPVPNGQERIREAAKHGFKRAIVPKGNVPKEPLKGMEIVGVSQLGEAIDAL, encoded by the coding sequence ATGGCGAAAGCTAAAACCGCCTATGTATGTACAGAGTGTGGCGCTGATTATACTAAGTGGCAGGGGCAATGTAGTGCTTGCCAAGCGTGGAATACGCTGACAGAGATGAGGCTCTCTTCCTCGGCATCATCGGGCCCTGCCGCTCGTCCTCGCTTTGATGGCTATGCAGGCCAAACCAGCCAGCGGGTTATGAGTCTTTCTGACGTTGATCTGAAGGATATGCCAAGATTAACGACCGGTACGCAAGAGCTGGATCGGGTATTGGGCGGTGGCTTAGTGCCCGGCTCGGCTATTCTCATTGGAGGACATCCCGGGGCCGGTAAGAGTACCTTGTTATTACAAATTATGTGTTACCTTGCGGCACAGCTCCCAGCACTTTATGTAACAGGCGAGGAGTCGCTGCAACAGGTGGCGATGCGAGCTCACCGCCTAGGTTTAAAAGCTGATCAGTTAAAAATGCTATCAGAAACGAGCGTGGAAGCCGTATGCCAGGTGGCAGCTGAGTTAAAACCTAAGGTGATCGTCATCGACTCGATTCAAGTGATGCATATGGCGGAAATTCAGTCGGCCCCAGGTTCAGTTGCACAAGTGAGAGAGTCTGCTGCTGATTTAACGCGTTATGCCAAGCAAACTGGGACAGTGCTGTTCTTGGTGGGGCATGTTACAAAGGATGGTACTTTAGCAGGGCCTAAGGTACTAGAACATATGATTGACTGCTCTCTCCAATTGGAAGGTTCTTCTGATAGCCGTTTCAGAACCTTGCGCTCCCACAAAAACCGCTTTGGCGCCGTTAATGAACTCGGTGTATTTGCGATGCTGGAAAACGGTTTGAAAGAGGTCAAAAATCCAAGTTCAATCTTTCTTAACCGAGGCGAAACCCCCAGTCCTGGCAGCGTCGTGATGGTGGTATGGGAGGGGACTCGGCCGCTCTTGGTAGAGATTCAGGCGCTGGTGGATCAGTCTCATATGAATAACCCTCGCAGAGTGGCGGTCGGTATGGATCACAATCGTTTGGCGATGCTGCTAGCGGTTTTGCATCGTCACGGAGGGTTGCATACGGGGGATCAGGATGTGTTTGTCAACGTGGTTGGTGGGGTCAAGGTATTGGAAACCAGTGGAGATCTGGCGCTTTTATTGGCGGTTGTTTCCAGTTTTCGCGATCGAGCACTGCCACAGGACTTGATGGTGTTTGGAGAAGTGGGCCTGTCGGGTGAAATTCGCCCTGTGCCAAACGGGCAAGAGCGTATTCGAGAAGCTGCCAAGCATGGATTCAAGCGAGCGATTGTCCCAAAAGGCAATGTGCCCAAAGAACCACTGAAAGGGATGGAAATAGTGGGTGTTAGCCAGCTCGGTGAAGCGATAGATGCGCTTTAG
- a CDS encoding PilZ domain-containing protein has protein sequence MDEISQERRRFTRIHFDADCTLKTLSDEWKVRLVDICFKGALAETTEPLPLEKGAEAQLIIQLDEGEACIEMPVVLNHKEGSHVGFQAQNMELNSMTHLKRLVELNLGDPDLLDRELDHLFDQ, from the coding sequence GTGGATGAAATATCTCAAGAACGTCGACGCTTTACTCGCATTCATTTTGATGCAGATTGCACGCTTAAAACACTTTCAGATGAATGGAAGGTTAGGCTTGTAGATATTTGCTTCAAGGGTGCTTTAGCCGAGACGACTGAACCTCTCCCCTTAGAAAAAGGCGCTGAGGCACAATTAATCATTCAATTGGATGAAGGCGAAGCGTGTATTGAGATGCCCGTTGTACTTAACCACAAAGAGGGGTCGCACGTAGGCTTCCAGGCACAAAATATGGAACTAAACAGCATGACCCATTTAAAACGCTTGGTAGAGCTCAACCTAGGTGATCCTGATCTCCTAGATCGGGAGCTGGACCACCTGTTTGATCAGTAG
- a CDS encoding PAS domain S-box protein, with product MDSFAGLLNNAVLLLALGVVYDSLGFDQIERRLYRKLATGLIVGIIGIAVMLTPWELLPGVFFDTRWVLISLCALYFGFVPTLIAVLMTVALRLYQGGAGIYVGSWVIISSAIIGLLWRYWSRKTHTSMGWGWLWLMGLTVQINVLCSMYFMPEGMRMTIFMALVAPLLILFPLGTMLLGVMLQRQKERRRHDAELLDHKMMLDRERGLLKELLNGIPDLIFYKTKKGVYLGCNHAFETFVGLKEPEIVGKTDFDLFEQDVAAFFRDKDKQMLERQKATTNEEWVVYPDGQKVLLETLKTPFFGKSGTLYGLVGISRNITNRYEADARLRRSENIYRNVLSTALDGFWIASSDGVILDANKAYVEMSGYALYELQGMEIHQLDALESQKLSKEHIEQVIKERGQRFVSAHRRKDGSVFDVEINVSYWPEEGGRFFVFIKDITEQQLSEQRLLKSEARFRHIFENMPAIAVQGYNNKREVIFWNSASEQLYGYKSKEALGNKLEDLIIPESIRDNVIREVSHWVEGGSVPPASEMVLQRADGSPIPVFSSHIMVSGVQGEPEMYCIDMDLTSQKQAEQRIRTLSQALEQSPVSVILTDTEGTIVYVNGTFERVTGYTSEEVIGKTSRILKSGHTSPVKYQQLWASLTSGEAWEGEFQNSKKNGEIFWEYAHIAPVKNDQGAIEHYLAVKQDITEQKAQEEKILYQAHFDSLTRLPNRFLSLDRLTQMIKESRRSGQKVAVMFLDLDDFKKVNDSLGHEVGDALLEEAAIRLRSTVRDDDVVGRLGGDEFIVLLGQLDDDSVVGTVCAKLLDSFRAPFKVNNRELVSTVSIGVSIYPTDGELPAELLRQADAAMYHSKEQGRNTYNFYTARMNEDVAHRLLIEEQLRGALSRNELSVHYQPLVALDSRSLVGAEALLRWNNPVLGSISPEEFIPIAEKTGIIVSIGRFVLQKALQQNADWKRRYNTPLRIAVNLSPRQFRDDGLLPYIKQVLDETGLSPEHVELEITEGVLMSGHTLIDQALESLNKMGIGISMDDFGTGYSSLSYLRSYPFDTLKVDKSFIQDITVDPADLELVGAAVAMGQGLGLKVIAEGVETEAQYQLLATLGCDYGQGYLFGKPVDAEIFETTYLRH from the coding sequence ATGGATAGCTTTGCAGGTCTGCTGAATAATGCGGTGTTGTTGTTAGCCTTAGGTGTTGTTTATGACTCTCTGGGTTTTGACCAGATTGAGAGGCGCCTTTATAGAAAGCTCGCAACGGGCTTAATTGTCGGCATCATTGGTATAGCCGTGATGTTAACTCCTTGGGAACTGCTTCCGGGTGTTTTCTTTGATACGCGCTGGGTGCTGATCAGCTTATGCGCCCTCTACTTCGGTTTTGTGCCCACTCTTATCGCTGTGTTGATGACAGTGGCCTTGCGCTTATATCAAGGTGGCGCTGGGATATATGTGGGCTCGTGGGTCATTATATCCAGCGCGATAATTGGCCTGCTATGGCGGTATTGGAGCCGAAAAACTCATACATCCATGGGGTGGGGGTGGCTTTGGCTGATGGGGCTAACGGTTCAAATTAACGTGTTATGCAGTATGTACTTCATGCCGGAAGGGATGCGCATGACAATCTTTATGGCGTTAGTTGCTCCTCTGCTCATCTTGTTTCCCTTAGGTACTATGCTGTTGGGGGTGATGCTGCAGCGTCAAAAAGAACGGCGCCGTCATGATGCTGAGTTGTTAGATCATAAAATGATGCTGGACAGGGAGCGGGGGCTATTAAAAGAGCTGCTAAACGGTATTCCTGATCTTATCTTCTACAAAACCAAGAAAGGGGTATATCTAGGCTGCAATCATGCCTTTGAAACCTTTGTTGGCTTGAAAGAACCGGAAATTGTGGGCAAAACAGACTTCGATCTTTTTGAGCAAGATGTGGCTGCATTTTTTCGTGACAAAGATAAACAAATGTTGGAACGACAAAAAGCCACTACAAATGAAGAGTGGGTCGTTTATCCTGATGGTCAGAAAGTACTCTTAGAAACACTCAAAACCCCATTTTTTGGCAAGAGCGGTACATTGTATGGTTTGGTTGGTATTAGCCGAAATATAACAAACCGCTATGAAGCCGATGCTAGGCTGCGCCGTAGTGAAAATATCTATAGAAATGTGCTCAGTACCGCTTTAGATGGTTTTTGGATCGCATCTTCTGACGGCGTTATCTTAGATGCCAATAAGGCGTATGTTGAGATGTCTGGGTACGCTTTATACGAACTACAGGGGATGGAAATCCATCAATTAGACGCACTAGAGAGTCAAAAATTATCCAAAGAGCATATCGAGCAAGTCATTAAAGAGCGTGGACAACGTTTTGTGAGTGCGCATCGCCGCAAAGATGGCTCTGTTTTTGATGTTGAAATTAATGTCTCCTATTGGCCTGAAGAAGGGGGGCGCTTTTTTGTCTTTATTAAAGATATAACGGAGCAGCAACTCTCAGAGCAGCGTTTGCTTAAAAGCGAAGCAAGATTTCGTCATATTTTTGAGAACATGCCTGCCATTGCCGTTCAGGGTTATAACAATAAACGTGAAGTGATTTTTTGGAACAGCGCCAGTGAGCAGCTATACGGTTACAAATCTAAAGAAGCGCTTGGCAACAAGCTGGAAGATCTGATTATACCGGAGTCTATAAGAGACAATGTTATTCGTGAAGTTAGTCACTGGGTAGAAGGTGGATCTGTCCCACCTGCATCCGAAATGGTCTTACAGCGTGCTGATGGTTCGCCAATCCCGGTATTTTCCAGTCATATCATGGTGTCAGGTGTTCAAGGCGAACCTGAAATGTATTGCATTGATATGGACTTAACTTCTCAAAAGCAAGCGGAGCAGCGTATTCGTACATTGTCGCAAGCGTTAGAGCAAAGCCCTGTATCTGTTATCTTGACGGACACAGAAGGGACGATTGTCTATGTAAATGGCACGTTCGAGCGCGTAACTGGCTACACCAGTGAGGAGGTTATTGGTAAAACGTCAAGAATCCTTAAATCGGGCCATACATCGCCTGTAAAATATCAACAGTTATGGGCCTCTTTAACATCAGGTGAAGCGTGGGAAGGTGAGTTCCAAAATAGCAAAAAGAATGGTGAGATTTTCTGGGAGTATGCACATATAGCTCCTGTCAAAAATGATCAGGGTGCGATCGAGCACTACTTGGCGGTTAAACAAGATATCACCGAGCAAAAAGCTCAAGAAGAGAAAATTCTTTATCAAGCGCACTTTGACAGTTTGACGCGTTTACCCAATCGTTTTTTATCATTAGATCGTTTAACCCAAATGATAAAAGAGTCTCGTCGAAGCGGCCAGAAGGTTGCGGTGATGTTTCTTGATCTTGATGACTTTAAGAAAGTGAATGATTCGCTTGGTCATGAAGTGGGTGATGCTCTTTTGGAAGAGGCGGCAATTCGCTTGAGATCCACGGTTAGAGATGATGATGTTGTAGGACGTTTAGGAGGCGACGAGTTTATTGTTTTACTAGGTCAATTGGATGACGACTCAGTTGTTGGAACAGTTTGTGCGAAATTATTAGACAGTTTTAGAGCGCCTTTTAAAGTGAATAACCGTGAGTTAGTTTCTACCGTGAGTATCGGTGTCTCAATCTACCCAACGGATGGTGAATTACCTGCTGAGCTTCTCCGTCAGGCGGATGCGGCTATGTATCATTCAAAAGAGCAGGGCCGAAACACGTACAACTTTTATACCGCAAGAATGAATGAGGATGTCGCTCATCGGTTATTGATCGAAGAGCAGCTTAGAGGAGCACTGTCGCGCAATGAGCTGAGTGTGCATTATCAGCCGCTTGTCGCACTAGATAGCCGCTCTCTTGTGGGGGCTGAAGCGTTACTACGATGGAATAACCCGGTTCTCGGCTCAATCAGTCCTGAAGAGTTTATTCCGATTGCTGAAAAAACTGGCATTATTGTGAGCATAGGTCGGTTTGTTTTGCAAAAAGCCTTGCAGCAGAATGCAGATTGGAAAAGGCGCTATAACACACCGTTGCGAATAGCAGTTAATTTGTCCCCCAGACAGTTTCGTGACGACGGCTTGCTGCCTTATATCAAGCAAGTACTGGATGAGACGGGGCTATCACCTGAGCATGTTGAGCTTGAGATAACGGAAGGTGTTTTGATGAGTGGGCACACGTTGATTGATCAGGCTCTGGAGTCACTGAATAAAATGGGCATAGGCATATCCATGGATGACTTCGGTACAGGCTATTCTTCTCTAAGTTACCTGCGTAGCTATCCATTTGATACGCTAAAAGTGGACAAAAGCTTTATTCAGGATATTACCGTTGATCCCGCTGATCTAGAATTGGTTGGGGCTGCTGTTGCTATGGGGCAAGGGCTTGGACTGAAGGTAATAGCAGAAGGGGTAGAGACAGAGGCGCAGTATCAATTGCTGGCAACATTAGGCTGTGATTATGGTCAGGGATATCTGTTTGGTAAGCCAGTGGATGCTGAGATATTTGAAACAACTTACCTGAGGCATTAA